In Suttonella indologenes, one genomic interval encodes:
- a CDS encoding surface lipoprotein assembly modifier translates to MFFLRIFSQALMLTTVFLSTSIYSQSVEPLSPDERPTFHLSKNTLELLQETEEKQSTVIQEQNMTSQELLAQPVLLTQALNSAITLQDESALILLLPLYAQLPKKDEMLYKYGQAMLFFLQENPKEAVQLYEEILTSYPNSSPLRFQLALSLLADKRLAAANEQFTQLNNEELPPEIRQTIKNLQAGIAKQLEWQFNFHAHGLMERNINGSPVKQQVGAWKFAPPEKAYGLAYGLSADKLWALDGHWYLAVSASANGKTFWQKHEYDDLLLRSSIGLMWKNSKNEWGILPFHERRFYGSDSYSYGNGLRLQGNWQINEHWKWFANYEIADNRFFTRKHLDGISQRLGNTLFYRPDIKQYFTFGIDLGKEAAKDRSNAYDYYGLRLGWGKEWQQGISSMIQIHALKKDYAEKDFIQIKRQDERYGLNLSLWKRDWHWQNFTPRLTYQWKRQRSNHFAYDQAAEQNIFIEISKDF, encoded by the coding sequence TTTCTCAAGCACTGATGCTTACTACAGTTTTTTTATCTACTTCCATATATTCGCAATCTGTTGAACCTCTTTCCCCAGATGAACGGCCAACTTTTCATCTCTCAAAAAATACGCTTGAATTATTGCAAGAGACAGAAGAGAAACAATCAACTGTAATACAAGAACAAAATATGACTTCTCAAGAATTGCTTGCCCAACCTGTATTGCTTACTCAAGCATTAAATTCCGCTATCACTTTACAAGATGAGTCTGCTTTGATATTGCTCCTGCCATTATATGCACAGCTTCCGAAAAAAGACGAAATGCTTTATAAGTATGGACAGGCAATGCTATTTTTTTTACAAGAAAATCCTAAAGAAGCGGTTCAATTATACGAAGAAATTTTAACCTCTTATCCTAATTCTTCCCCCCTTCGCTTTCAACTGGCTTTATCTCTTTTAGCAGACAAGAGATTAGCTGCTGCTAATGAGCAATTTACACAATTAAATAATGAAGAATTACCGCCAGAAATACGGCAAACAATAAAAAACCTGCAAGCAGGCATTGCTAAGCAACTAGAGTGGCAATTCAACTTTCATGCACATGGTTTGATGGAGCGTAATATCAATGGTAGTCCTGTGAAACAGCAAGTCGGCGCTTGGAAATTCGCACCGCCTGAAAAAGCTTATGGATTAGCTTATGGCTTATCGGCAGATAAACTCTGGGCACTAGATGGGCATTGGTATTTAGCCGTTTCTGCTTCCGCAAATGGTAAAACTTTTTGGCAAAAACATGAATACGATGATTTATTACTACGTAGCAGCATAGGTCTAATGTGGAAAAACAGCAAAAATGAATGGGGTATACTCCCTTTTCATGAGCGGAGATTTTATGGCAGCGACAGCTATTCCTATGGTAATGGTTTGCGCCTACAAGGAAATTGGCAGATTAACGAGCATTGGAAATGGTTCGCTAATTATGAAATTGCCGATAACCGTTTTTTTACGCGTAAACATTTAGATGGCATTAGCCAGCGCTTAGGAAATACCTTATTCTATCGTCCAGATATAAAACAATACTTTACCTTTGGTATAGACTTAGGTAAGGAGGCCGCTAAAGATAGAAGTAATGCTTATGACTATTATGGACTACGTTTAGGCTGGGGGAAAGAATGGCAGCAAGGTATTTCAAGCATGATACAAATACATGCTTTAAAAAAAGACTATGCAGAAAAAGACTTTATTCAAATTAAGCGTCAAGATGAGCGTTACGGATTAAATCTCAGTCTGTGGAAACGCGATTGGCATTGGCAAAACTTTACCCCGCGCCTAACTTATCAATGGAAACGGCAGCGCAGCAATCATTTTGCTTATGATCAAGCTGCTGAGCAGAATATATTTATTGAAATTAGCAAGGATTTTTAG